In Nicotiana tabacum cultivar K326 chromosome 11, ASM71507v2, whole genome shotgun sequence, a single window of DNA contains:
- the LOC107806717 gene encoding cation/H(+) antiporter 3, with the protein METGQTTPKGELPGGIGDGNCYAEIPLHSPGLWGLPDSHDFLIFNLPRLLLQLAIIFLLTQSLHLVLKRIRLPRLISEILAGIILGPTMLGKIPDFTETLFPQPGEIFIDLMSKIGYIFFIFLSGVKMDPKMVLRSGSRAWTVGLLAVILPVASFASLYFGYFSLDENMHRYRKPATQSIFLIQSLIAFPVVASLLVDLKIMNSELGRLALASTLISDLFSNLGLTIFSTLRIGVSAEIPMVIFVQSFVLLVGIILLIVFTVRPLSLWIIKRTPEGRPVNSVYIVCASVTVMLAVILTDNAGLNYQYGPFILGLVIPDGPPLGSTLVEKLETVVSGMLAPLLVTYCGMKVNLVDLYDLTFLYWVWVMVFFCLTVKYASVFLPALACKVPPKDAAALAFIMSTQGVIQMSFYFNNIINQTFDGETFSMLTASVLLIAALSHFCVGSLYDHTRIYAGYQKRDIQHASSNSELRLLLCTHRFDDAVAVHKVLDASFPCKESPLSVYALHLVELAGRASPVLIDHQLGQKNVSGISRSQKIVEVFLSFEQQYLGSASTHFFTSMSLPRFMHQDICSLAFDKLASMIILPFHRKWNHQGKIILDSSNIRTINNNVLDMAPCSVGILIDRQKIKRLTSQSSQSTMYHVAVVFIGGNDDREALAYARRMSKSPEIHLTVVRFVSWDIDIRENQWDAVLDAELLKEVRLLGQHQDNIVYREERVKDGAETALIIHAMEEAFDLIMVGRRHRDDLQQLLGLNEWNDLPEFGPVGDMLAAAEINRPVSVLVVQQQIVKNK; encoded by the exons ATGGAAACAGGGCAGACAACCCCAAAAGGGGAATTACCTGGTGGAATTGGAGATGGAAATTGTTATGCAGAAATACCTCTTCATTCTCCTGGATTATGGGGTTTACCTGATTCTCATGATTTCCTTATTTTCAATTTGCCTAGGCTTCTTTTACAATTAGCCATCATTTTTCTGCTTACTCAATCTCTACATTTGGTCCTTAAACGGATCCGTCTGCCCCGCCTTATCTCTGAGATTTTG GCAGGTATCATACTTGGTCCAACAATGCTTGGAAAAATCCCAGACTTTACAGAGACATTATTCCCACAACCAGGAGAAATTTTCATAGATTTAATGTCAAAAATTggttatatattttttatcttcttaagTGGGGTGAAGATGGACCCAAAAATGGTGCTGAGAAGTGGCTCAAGGGCATGGACAGTAGGATTGCTTGCTGTTATTCTACCAGTGGCGTCTTTCGCGAGCttgtattttggatatttttcaCTAGATGAAAACATGCATAGATACCGAAAACCAGCCACTCAAAGTATTTTCTTGATACAGAGTTTGATTGCATTTCCTGTGGTTGCTTCTCTCCTTGTTGACCTGAAAATCATGAATTCTGAGCTTGGTCGTCTTGCTCTTGCATCAACTTTGATCAGTGACCTATTTAGTAATCTGGGATTGACTATCTTCTCTACTCTTAGAATTGGAGTGTCGGCGGAGATCCCTATGGTTATCTTTGTCCAGTCTTTTGTTCTACTTGTTGGCATAATCTTGCTTATTGTGTTTACTGTCCGACCGCTTTCACTTTGGATCATCAAAAGGACACCAGAAGGCAGGCCGGTAAATTCCGTTTACATTGTTTGTGCATCTGTCACAGTCATGTTAGCCGTGATTCTTACGGATAACGCAGGGCTTAATTACCAATATGGTCCTTTTATTCTCGGTCTTGTTATACCGGATGGTCCACCTCTCGGATCAACATTAGTCGAGAAGTTAGAGACCGTAGTATCTGGTATGCTTGCACCCCTTCTAGTAACGTATTGTGGTATGAAAGTAAATCTGGTCGATTTGTATGATCTCACGTTCCTGTATTGGGTATGGGTTATGGTGTTCTTTTGTCTTACGGTAAAGTACGCATCAGTTTTCCTTCCGGCATTGGCGTGCAAGGTGCCCCCAAAAGATGCTGCTGCTCTTGCCTTTATCATGAGCACACAAGGTGTTATCCAGATGTCTTTTTACTTTAACAACATTATTAATCAG ACATTTGATGGAGAAACCTTTTCCATGCTAACTGCATCGGTATTACTTATAGCTGCACTCTCGCATTTCTGTGTTGGGTCGCTGTATGATCATACACGGATATATGCCGGCTATCAGAAAAGAGACATCCAACATGCTTCAAGCAATTCTGAGTTGCGCTTGCTTTTATGTACTCATCGATTTGATGATGCCGTAGCTGTCCATAAGGTCTTAGACGCTTCTTTTCCATGTAAAGAAAGTCCTTTATCTGTTTATGCACTACACTTGGTTGAACTTGCTGGTCGGGCATCCCCGGTTCTAATTGATCACCAACTCGGCCAAAAGAATGTTTCTGGCATTTCTCGGTCACAAAAGATTGTGGAAGTTTTTCTATCATTTGAACAGCAGTACCTTGGCTCTGCTAGTACTCATTTCTTTACCTCAATGTCACTGCCAAGGTTCATGCATCAGGACATTTGCTCGCTTGCATTCGACAAGTTAGCGTCGATGATCATACTCCCGTTTCACAGGAAATGGAATCACCAGGGAAAGATTATCTTGGACAGCAGCAATATAAGGACAATCAACAATAATGTATTGGACATGGCTCCTTGTTCTGTAGGTATACTAATTGACCGTCAGAAAATCAAGCGTCTAACGAGTCAATCAAGTCAGTCAACAATGTATCATGTAGCTGTGGTTTTCATTGGAGGCAACGATGATCGTGAGGCGTTAGCTTATGCTAGACGGATGTCAAAATCGCCAGAAATTCACTTGACTGTCGTTAGATTCGTGTCATGGGACATCGACATACGTGAAAACCAGTGGGATGCTGTACTTGATGCTGAGTTATTAAAGGAGGTAAGACTGCTAGGTCAACACCAAGATAATATTGTGTATAGAGAGGAAAGAGTTAAAGATGGAGCTGAAACAGCATTGATCATACATGCTATGGAAGAAGCCTTTGATCTTATAATGGTCGGAAGGCGCCATCGCGACGATCTGCAACAATTATTAGGACTTAATGAATGGAATGATTTACCAGAATTTGGACCAGTTGGTGATATGCTTGCTGCTGCAGAGATAAATAGACCAGTTTCAGTATTGGTGGTGCAGCAACAAATTGTTAAGAACAAATGA
- the LOC107806718 gene encoding expansin-B5-like has product MAKPRQGEKLRNLGRINISYKRVACKYKTNIMFKVDKGSNRFFFAVAIEAENGDGALSLVEIKTTNSNKWIPMQQMFGATWCVHINPNTQKPPFSLRLTSEYKHQIKANNIIPVGWQSRTIYKSNVNFPNKL; this is encoded by the exons ATGGCAAAACCTAGGCAAGGTGAAAAATTGCGTAACCTTGGAAGAATCAATATTTCCTATAAAAG GGTGGCGTGCAAATACAAGACAAATATTATGTTTAAGGTTGACAAAGGATCAAATCGTTTTTTCTTTGCAGTTGCAATTGAAGCTGAAAATGGAGATGGTGCACTTTCTTTAGTtgaaataaaaacaacaaattcAAATAAATGGATTCCAATGCAACAAATGTTTGGTGCAACTTGGTGTGTTCATATTAATCCAAACACACAAAAACCTCCATTTTCACTTAGGTTAACTTCAGAGTATAAGCATCAAATTAAAGCTAATAATATCATTCCTGTAGGTTGGCAATCAAGAACAATTTACAAATCAAATGTCAATTTTCCTAATAAACTATAG